The following are encoded together in the Poseidonibacter lekithochrous genome:
- a CDS encoding radical SAM protein produces MSYSNSIIFGPIPSRRFGISLGVDLSPSKKQCNFDCLYCELEGAKTVESMDTYPSVEEVISSIKESFIKHPKIEVITLTANGEPTLYPKLNELIDEINKIKQNAKTLILSNGSTIYNKDVFNSLLKLDTVKLSLDCVSEKCFKKLDRNHKSIDINKIVTSMIDFSNQTKNDFVLEVLFVKDVNDKDSELKLLYKAIKDINPIRVDIGTIDRPPAYKVKPVEYSYLEKVANFFDGINTNIVFKNRPKQINSFSQEEILIMLKRRPLTKEDLENMFDLESREIVDSLVKNSKISLVDSSGVEFYKIS; encoded by the coding sequence TTGTCATATTCCAATTCAATTATTTTTGGACCAATTCCATCTCGTAGATTTGGTATTTCATTAGGTGTTGATTTATCTCCTTCAAAAAAACAGTGTAATTTTGACTGTTTATACTGTGAATTAGAAGGTGCTAAAACAGTAGAATCAATGGATACATACCCTAGTGTTGAAGAAGTGATATCTTCAATAAAAGAAAGTTTTATTAAACATCCAAAAATTGAGGTTATAACTCTTACTGCTAATGGTGAACCAACTTTATATCCAAAATTAAATGAATTAATTGATGAGATAAATAAAATTAAACAAAATGCAAAAACATTAATTCTTTCAAATGGTAGTACTATTTATAATAAAGATGTATTTAATTCATTACTTAAATTAGATACAGTGAAATTATCATTAGACTGTGTTAGCGAAAAATGTTTTAAAAAACTTGATAGAAATCATAAAAGTATAGATATTAATAAGATTGTTACTTCAATGATTGATTTTTCTAATCAAACAAAAAATGATTTTGTATTAGAAGTACTTTTTGTAAAAGATGTTAATGATAAAGATAGTGAATTAAAACTATTATATAAAGCAATAAAAGATATTAATCCAATAAGAGTAGATATTGGAACAATAGATAGACCACCTGCTTATAAAGTTAAACCTGTTGAATATTCTTATTTAGAAAAAGTTGCAAATTTCTTTGATGGCATTAATACTAACATTGTTTTTAAAAATAGACCGAAACAAATTAATAGTTTTTCGCAAGAAGAAATACTCATTATGTTAAAAAGAAGACCTCTAACTAAAGAAGATTTAGAAAATATGTTTGATCTTGAAAGTAGGGAGATAGTGGATTCGCTAGTAAAAAATAGTAAAATCTCACTTGTTGATAGCAGTGGAGTAGAATTTTATAAAATTTCATAA
- the hemE gene encoding uroporphyrinogen decarboxylase, producing the protein MSKIFVDACLRKETPYTPVWMMRQAGRYLPEYMEVRAQAGNFLNLCHDPERACEVTIQPLDIVGVDAAILFSDILVIPNEMGMHLEFIKGEGPLFKDPIKNEAEIDALIGGEEAANKLTYVYDTIKLLKERLPEDKALIGFTGAPWTLATYMIEGQGTKTYNICKKMMYSNPELLHKILRKVTDVVKIYMEKQIEAGADVVQIFDSWAAAIEPGRYDEFSWKYMVEIAEHLKAKYPHIPVIMFPKGVSAFINMGGVYGNFDVFGVDWGTPMSMAKEKLGKDYVLQGNMEPCRLYSKEETTKCVEKIQETMQGEGHIFNLGHGILPDVPVENAKHFVSECQRVSKK; encoded by the coding sequence ATGTCAAAAATATTTGTAGATGCATGTCTTAGAAAAGAAACTCCTTATACTCCTGTATGGATGATGAGACAAGCTGGAAGATATCTTCCAGAATATATGGAAGTAAGAGCTCAAGCTGGTAACTTCTTAAACCTTTGTCATGACCCTGAAAGAGCTTGTGAAGTAACTATTCAACCACTTGATATTGTTGGTGTAGATGCTGCAATTTTATTCTCTGATATTTTAGTTATTCCAAATGAAATGGGAATGCATTTAGAATTCATTAAAGGTGAAGGTCCACTTTTTAAAGATCCTATTAAGAATGAAGCAGAAATTGATGCTTTAATCGGTGGAGAAGAAGCTGCTAATAAACTTACTTATGTTTATGACACTATTAAACTTTTAAAAGAAAGATTACCAGAAGATAAAGCTTTAATTGGATTTACAGGTGCTCCATGGACACTTGCAACATATATGATTGAAGGTCAAGGTACTAAAACATATAATATTTGTAAAAAAATGATGTATTCTAACCCTGAGTTATTACATAAAATTTTAAGAAAAGTTACTGATGTAGTAAAAATTTATATGGAAAAACAAATTGAAGCTGGTGCTGATGTTGTTCAAATCTTTGATTCTTGGGCAGCTGCAATTGAACCAGGTAGATATGATGAATTCTCATGGAAATACATGGTAGAAATTGCTGAGCATTTAAAAGCTAAATATCCACATATCCCTGTAATTATGTTCCCTAAAGGTGTATCTGCATTTATTAATATGGGTGGAGTATATGGAAACTTTGATGTATTTGGTGTAGATTGGGGAACTCCTATGTCTATGGCAAAAGAAAAACTTGGAAAAGATTATGTTCTTCAAGGTAATATGGAGCCTTGTAGATTATACTCTAAAGAAGAAACTACTAAATGTGTAGAAAAAATTCAAGAAACAATGCAGGGCGAAGGGCATATTTTCAATTTAGGTCATGGTATCTTACCTGATGTTCCTGTTGAAAATGCAAAACATTTTGTAAGTGAATGTCAAAGAGTTTCTAAAAAGTAA
- a CDS encoding YqhA family protein: MIEKLFEKAMWQTRFLVILAVIFGLIGALVLFVVASMDIFGVAKYAFTTIITSAHPANFHEDLVSGIIGAVDLYLIAVVMLIFAFGIYELFISPIDHSKEATDDQKILSITSLDQLKDKIAKVIIMVLVVNFFQRVLHTEYNGALEMLYFALAVTALAIGLFFLGKVGKK; this comes from the coding sequence ATGATTGAAAAGCTTTTTGAAAAAGCTATGTGGCAGACAAGATTCTTAGTTATTCTTGCTGTTATTTTTGGTTTGATAGGAGCTTTAGTTCTATTTGTAGTTGCAAGTATGGATATATTTGGTGTTGCTAAATATGCCTTTACTACAATTATTACTAGTGCCCATCCTGCTAATTTTCACGAAGATCTAGTAAGTGGAATTATTGGAGCAGTAGATTTATATTTAATAGCAGTGGTAATGCTTATCTTTGCTTTTGGTATTTATGAATTATTTATTTCTCCAATAGATCACTCAAAAGAAGCGACTGATGATCAAAAAATATTATCAATCACTTCTCTTGATCAGCTAAAAGATAAAATTGCTAAAGTAATTATTATGGTTTTAGTAGTAAACTTTTTTCAAAGAGTTTTACATACTGAATATAATGGCGCTTTAGAAATGTTATATTTTGCTTTAGCGGTAACTGCTTTAGCAATTGGACTTTTCTTTCTTGGAAAAGTTGGTAAAAAATAA
- a CDS encoding aspartate-semialdehyde dehydrogenase gives MRKFNVAVVGATGAVGEELFRVMDEYDFPVNNIIPLASAKSAGTSIEYKEKEYTVLELTETAFEENEVDIAFFSAGGSISEKFAKYAVEAGAVVIDNTSHFRMDPNIPLVVPEVNPEDIASWRESGIIANPNCSTIQMVLSLKPLDDLYGIKRVDVSTYQAVSGAGKAGMEELVKQMQAFFAFELDEAKKEAFAHQIALNVIPQIDVQQPNDFTKEEMKMVNETQKILHKEIAVAATCVRVPVLRSHSESITVTFEDDVEVDVNEVRSSLADFENVEVIDDLSNNAYPMPIISTDTDITYVGRIRKDVYAQNIVHYFNVADQVRVGAATNSVRIALKWIEMENDI, from the coding sequence ATGAGAAAATTTAATGTTGCAGTTGTTGGTGCAACTGGTGCAGTAGGTGAAGAATTATTTAGAGTTATGGATGAATATGATTTCCCAGTAAATAATATTATTCCATTAGCAAGTGCAAAAAGTGCAGGTACATCTATTGAATATAAAGAAAAAGAATATACTGTATTAGAATTAACTGAAACAGCATTTGAAGAAAATGAAGTTGATATTGCTTTCTTCTCTGCTGGTGGTTCTATTTCAGAAAAATTTGCAAAATATGCTGTTGAAGCAGGTGCTGTTGTAATTGACAACACATCTCATTTTAGAATGGATCCAAACATTCCTTTAGTAGTACCTGAAGTAAATCCAGAAGATATTGCATCTTGGAGAGAATCAGGAATTATTGCAAATCCAAATTGTTCAACTATTCAGATGGTATTATCATTAAAACCATTAGATGATTTATATGGAATTAAAAGAGTTGACGTATCTACTTACCAAGCAGTATCAGGTGCTGGTAAAGCGGGTATGGAAGAACTTGTAAAACAAATGCAAGCATTTTTCGCATTTGAATTAGATGAAGCTAAAAAAGAAGCATTTGCACATCAAATTGCTTTAAATGTAATTCCTCAAATTGATGTTCAACAACCAAATGATTTCACAAAAGAAGAAATGAAAATGGTTAATGAAACACAAAAGATTCTTCACAAAGAAATTGCAGTTGCTGCAACTTGTGTAAGAGTACCAGTATTGAGATCACACTCTGAATCAATTACAGTTACATTTGAAGATGACGTTGAAGTTGATGTTAATGAAGTTAGATCTTCTTTAGCTGATTTTGAAAACGTTGAAGTTATTGATGATTTATCTAACAATGCATATCCAATGCCAATTATTTCTACGGATACTGATATTACATATGTTGGTAGAATTAGAAAAGATGTATATGCTCAAAATATTGTACATTATTTTAATGTAGCAGATCAAGTTAGAGTAGGGGCAGCAACTAACTCTGTTAGAATTGCTCTTAAATGGATTGAGATGGAGAACGATATTTAA
- the gyrA gene encoding DNA gyrase subunit A: MENLFENQDIIDINIEDSVKASYLDYSMSVIIGRALPDSRDGLKPVHRRILYAMHDLNISSKSAYKKSARIVGDVIGKYHPHGDTSVYDALVRMAQDFSMRAPLVDGQGNFGSVDGDNAAAMRYTEARMTKISEEVLKDLDKDTVNHVANYDDTMKEPAVLPTRVPTLLLNGSEGIAVGMATKIPPHNLGELLDAILHVIENPEATADELMHFIKGPDFPTGGTIFGRRGIIDAYNTGRGRVKIRAKHHIETKGKKEVIVLDELPYQVNKSRLIEQIANLAKDKAIEGISEVRDESDRDGIRVVIELKKDAMNEIVLNNLYKSTPMETTFGIILLAVHNKEPKVFKLPELLNIFLSHRKTVIIRRTIFDLEKAKARAHILEGLKIALDNIDEVVKIIRASANDGEAKESLQNRFGLSIIQSQAILDMRLGRLTGLQRDKLEAEYQELLALIAELEAILKSEERLNEIIVEELVEIKEKYSDERRTEIEDSYDEIDMEDLIPNEPMVVTITHNGYVKRVPIKSYEKQRRGGKGKVAVTTHDDDFIERFFVSNTHDTLMFVTNMGQLYWLKVYRIPEGSRTAKGKAVVNLINLRPDEKIMEIIPTSDFDESKSLAFFTKNGIVKRTSLAEFSNIRSNGVRAIVLDDLDEIVTAKITDVESQFLMVFTSLGQCIRFEIEKTREQGRSTRGVRGIKFKHDTDFVVDADVISNEEQELLTVSEKGIGKRTLVEEYRLTNRAGSGVISMKLSNKTGNVVGEVLVDETQDLMALTSIGKMIRVDMQSIRKAGRNTSGVIIVNVDKGDKVVSIAKCPKEDEEIELDENGNVIRYNEEGEIIETVESVETPSSNENIEKKEEE, encoded by the coding sequence ATGGAAAACCTTTTTGAAAACCAAGATATTATTGACATTAATATTGAAGATTCTGTTAAAGCTTCTTATTTAGATTACTCTATGAGTGTTATTATTGGTAGAGCACTACCTGATTCAAGAGATGGATTAAAACCAGTTCACAGAAGAATTTTATATGCTATGCATGATTTAAATATTTCTTCAAAGTCAGCTTACAAAAAGTCTGCAAGAATTGTTGGTGATGTAATTGGTAAGTATCACCCACACGGTGATACTTCAGTTTATGATGCGCTAGTTAGAATGGCACAAGATTTCTCAATGAGAGCTCCTTTAGTTGATGGTCAAGGTAACTTCGGTTCTGTTGATGGTGATAACGCCGCAGCAATGAGATATACCGAAGCTAGAATGACTAAAATTTCTGAAGAAGTATTAAAAGATCTTGATAAAGATACTGTTAATCATGTTGCTAACTACGATGATACGATGAAAGAACCTGCTGTTCTTCCAACGAGAGTTCCTACTTTACTATTAAATGGTTCAGAAGGTATTGCAGTTGGTATGGCAACTAAAATTCCACCTCATAATTTAGGTGAATTATTAGATGCTATTTTACATGTGATAGAAAACCCAGAAGCTACAGCTGATGAATTAATGCATTTTATTAAAGGACCAGATTTCCCTACTGGTGGTACAATCTTCGGAAGAAGAGGTATTATTGATGCATATAATACTGGACGTGGTAGAGTTAAAATTAGAGCTAAACATCATATTGAAACAAAAGGTAAAAAAGAAGTAATCGTTTTAGATGAACTTCCATACCAAGTAAATAAATCAAGACTTATTGAGCAAATTGCTAATTTAGCTAAAGATAAAGCTATTGAAGGAATTTCAGAAGTAAGAGATGAATCTGATAGAGATGGTATCAGAGTTGTAATTGAACTTAAAAAAGACGCGATGAATGAGATTGTATTAAATAATCTTTATAAATCAACTCCTATGGAAACAACATTCGGAATTATTCTTTTAGCAGTTCATAATAAAGAACCTAAAGTATTTAAGTTACCTGAACTTTTAAATATTTTCTTATCGCACAGAAAAACTGTAATTATTAGAAGAACAATTTTTGATTTAGAAAAAGCAAAAGCTAGAGCACACATTCTAGAAGGTTTAAAAATTGCTTTAGACAATATTGATGAAGTTGTTAAAATTATTAGAGCATCTGCAAATGATGGGGAAGCAAAAGAGAGTTTACAAAATAGATTTGGTTTAAGTATTATCCAATCTCAAGCAATATTAGACATGAGATTAGGAAGACTTACTGGTCTTCAAAGAGATAAGTTAGAAGCTGAATATCAAGAATTATTAGCATTAATCGCAGAATTAGAAGCAATTTTAAAATCTGAAGAAAGATTAAATGAAATTATTGTTGAAGAATTAGTTGAAATCAAAGAAAAATACTCTGATGAGAGAAGAACTGAGATTGAAGATTCTTATGACGAAATTGATATGGAAGACTTAATCCCTAATGAGCCAATGGTAGTTACTATTACTCATAATGGATATGTAAAAAGAGTTCCAATTAAATCATATGAAAAACAAAGAAGAGGTGGTAAAGGTAAAGTTGCTGTTACTACTCACGATGATGATTTCATTGAAAGATTCTTTGTATCTAACACTCATGATACTTTAATGTTCGTAACAAATATGGGTCAATTATACTGGTTAAAAGTATATAGAATTCCTGAAGGTTCAAGAACAGCTAAAGGTAAAGCAGTTGTTAACTTAATTAATTTAAGACCTGATGAAAAAATTATGGAAATTATTCCAACGTCAGACTTTGATGAGTCTAAATCTTTAGCATTCTTTACTAAGAATGGTATTGTAAAAAGAACATCATTAGCTGAATTCTCTAATATTAGATCAAATGGTGTAAGAGCTATTGTTCTTGATGATTTAGATGAGATTGTAACTGCTAAGATTACTGATGTAGAATCACAATTCTTAATGGTATTCACATCTTTAGGTCAATGTATTAGATTTGAAATTGAAAAAACAAGAGAACAAGGTAGATCTACTAGAGGTGTTAGAGGTATTAAGTTTAAACACGACACTGACTTCGTAGTTGATGCTGATGTTATTTCGAATGAAGAACAAGAATTATTAACCGTATCTGAAAAAGGTATTGGGAAAAGAACACTTGTAGAAGAATACAGACTTACAAATAGAGCTGGATCTGGTGTTATTTCTATGAAACTTTCTAATAAGACAGGAAATGTTGTTGGTGAAGTTCTAGTAGATGAAACTCAAGACTTAATGGCATTAACATCTATTGGTAAGATGATTAGAGTTGATATGCAATCAATTAGAAAAGCTGGAAGAAATACTTCAGGTGTAATTATTGTAAATGTTGACAAGGGTGATAAAGTAGTTTCTATTGCAAAATGTCCTAAAGAGGATGAAGAGATAGAATTAGATGAAAATGGTAATGTTATTAGATATAACGAAGAGGGTGAAATCATTGAGACTGTAGAATCTGTTGAAACACCTTCATCAAATGAGAATATAGAAAAAAAAGAGGAAGAATAG
- a CDS encoding YdcH family protein, producing MFHEHRDLINELKSKDNYFVSIFDKHNNLDEEICEMEKSHADQFQVEIKKKEKLKLKDEIYNAILKHKNS from the coding sequence ATGTTTCACGAACACAGAGATTTAATTAATGAACTTAAGAGCAAAGATAATTACTTTGTAAGTATTTTTGATAAGCATAATAATTTGGATGAAGAAATTTGTGAGATGGAAAAATCTCATGCAGATCAGTTTCAAGTTGAAATCAAAAAGAAAGAAAAATTAAAACTTAAAGATGAAATATATAACGCTATTCTAAAACATAAAAATAGTTAA
- the argJ gene encoding bifunctional glutamate N-acetyltransferase/amino-acid acetyltransferase ArgJ: MFTILPIKGFIDQIDGFNCDGISAGLKPSGDKDLGFIYTNEPCDVEAVFTENKFQAAPLKHFLQYDENFKTNFVLINSKNANAMTGKKGIEDINTIFSSLNFDLVNPIMSSTGVIGNPLPIEKIVNGANSFDLSAKGGQNLSHAIMTTDAYEKNCMYEVKLEDGSSFKIGAVSKGAGMINPNLATMLCFICTDANIPKEDMKEAIELNSHSTFNAISVDGDTSTNDTVMLLANKKSNAYNKEAFIEALRLVMHDMAMMMVADGEGAKKAVAFEVINAASKEEAQIAAKALSNSLLVKTALYGEDPNFGRIASTIGASRITCDEEKLVISYNDVIVFNKGEIYFDEAQEAKASKVLENDKYKVICDIGVGNASFTAYGCDLGYKYVEINADYRT; this comes from the coding sequence ATGTTTACAATTTTACCTATAAAAGGTTTTATTGATCAAATAGATGGTTTTAACTGTGATGGAATTAGCGCAGGATTAAAACCAAGTGGTGATAAAGACTTAGGGTTTATTTACACTAATGAACCTTGTGATGTAGAAGCTGTCTTTACTGAAAATAAATTTCAAGCTGCACCACTAAAACATTTTTTACAATATGACGAGAATTTTAAAACAAATTTTGTTTTAATTAATTCAAAAAATGCAAATGCAATGACTGGAAAAAAAGGAATTGAAGATATTAATACAATTTTTTCTTCTTTGAATTTTGACTTAGTTAATCCAATTATGAGTAGTACAGGAGTAATTGGAAATCCATTACCAATTGAAAAAATTGTAAATGGTGCAAACTCTTTTGATTTATCTGCAAAAGGTGGTCAAAACTTGTCTCATGCAATAATGACAACTGATGCTTATGAAAAAAATTGTATGTATGAGGTTAAACTTGAAGATGGAAGCTCATTTAAAATAGGAGCAGTATCAAAAGGTGCAGGAATGATTAATCCCAATCTTGCAACTATGCTTTGTTTTATATGTACAGATGCAAATATTCCAAAAGAAGATATGAAAGAAGCTATTGAGCTTAATTCTCATAGTACGTTTAATGCCATTTCTGTTGATGGGGATACTTCTACAAATGATACAGTAATGTTATTAGCTAACAAAAAATCAAATGCATATAATAAAGAAGCTTTTATTGAAGCCTTAAGACTTGTTATGCATGATATGGCAATGATGATGGTTGCTGATGGAGAAGGCGCTAAAAAAGCTGTTGCCTTTGAAGTAATTAACGCAGCTTCAAAAGAAGAAGCCCAAATTGCTGCCAAAGCTTTATCAAACTCTTTATTAGTAAAAACTGCTTTATATGGAGAAGATCCTAATTTTGGAAGAATTGCTTCAACTATAGGTGCTTCAAGAATCACTTGTGATGAAGAAAAACTTGTTATTTCTTATAACGATGTAATTGTTTTTAATAAAGGTGAAATCTATTTTGATGAAGCTCAAGAAGCAAAAGCTTCTAAAGTTTTAGAAAATGATAAATATAAAGTAATCTGTGATATTGGTGTAGGAAATGCATCTTTTACAGCATATGGTTGTGACTTAGGGTACAAATATGTTGAAATCAATGCGGACTACAGAACTTAA
- a CDS encoding potassium channel family protein yields the protein MSLLKRIKKALGWEIRTAKPEYDLNPVIYSQLKPFRLPLVLVQVIMMIGTLGYIIIDDFPILDAIYQTGITFTTVGFGEIAPISPAGRFFTITLIIFGFALFTLSTAVLIDAVVKGRLFDLYKERNMLYKIARLRRHFVIFYHNEYTAQLAKQFRENHIPFVVVDPSEDIEQIAKENGYPYYVKEEPYKELAFLKSHLSSAKGAISLSKNISDNITLIASVRLYEKELGRSPFLIISNAETQNEKIRLKKLGADKVVATPSLMAKRVSAMAIRPDMENVLDEFLYKRDTPIDMEEVIVSEDSWVVNHEVKDLHLRDRLKVSVIGITESKGKFIQMPKGTTIINAKCKLLLVGSQKGIARSKRIINLKNKPEDI from the coding sequence ATGAGCTTACTCAAGCGAATAAAAAAAGCACTTGGCTGGGAAATAAGAACAGCCAAGCCTGAATACGACCTTAACCCCGTAATATACTCACAATTAAAACCCTTTAGATTACCACTTGTATTAGTTCAAGTCATTATGATGATTGGAACACTTGGATATATCATTATTGATGATTTTCCAATATTAGATGCTATTTATCAAACTGGTATTACTTTTACTACTGTTGGATTTGGAGAAATTGCTCCTATCTCACCAGCTGGAAGATTTTTTACTATTACATTAATTATTTTTGGGTTTGCATTATTTACATTATCTACTGCTGTATTAATTGATGCTGTTGTAAAGGGTAGGTTATTTGATCTTTATAAGGAAAGAAATATGCTTTATAAAATTGCTAGACTTAGACGTCACTTTGTTATTTTCTATCACAATGAATATACAGCTCAGTTAGCTAAACAATTTAGGGAAAATCATATTCCGTTTGTTGTAGTTGATCCAAGTGAAGATATTGAACAAATAGCAAAAGAGAATGGTTATCCATATTATGTAAAAGAAGAGCCTTATAAAGAGCTTGCTTTTCTTAAATCACATTTGAGTTCTGCAAAAGGCGCAATATCTTTATCAAAAAATATTTCAGACAATATTACTTTAATTGCATCTGTAAGACTATATGAAAAAGAGCTAGGACGTAGTCCTTTTTTAATTATTTCTAATGCCGAAACACAAAATGAAAAGATTAGACTTAAAAAACTTGGTGCTGATAAAGTTGTTGCAACTCCGTCATTAATGGCAAAAAGAGTATCTGCAATGGCAATTAGACCAGATATGGAAAATGTTTTAGATGAATTCTTATACAAAAGAGATACACCTATTGATATGGAAGAAGTTATAGTTTCTGAAGATTCTTGGGTTGTTAATCATGAAGTTAAAGATTTACATTTAAGAGATAGACTAAAAGTTTCAGTTATTGGTATTACAGAATCAAAAGGTAAGTTTATTCAGATGCCAAAAGGAACAACAATTATTAATGCTAAATGTAAGCTGTTATTAGTTGGTTCTCAAAAAGGTATTGCTAGATCAAAAAGAATTATTAATTTAAAAAATAAACCAGAGGATATATAA
- the rpmB gene encoding 50S ribosomal protein L28 produces the protein MSRRCALSGKGPMVGNNVSHAKNRTKKRFLPNLRTVRVTLEDGTTQKIRISAKELRTLKKHS, from the coding sequence ATGTCAAGAAGATGTGCATTATCAGGAAAAGGACCTATGGTTGGAAACAACGTAAGTCACGCGAAAAACAGAACTAAAAAGAGATTTTTACCAAACTTAAGAACTGTAAGAGTTACTTTAGAAGACGGTACTACTCAAAAGATCAGAATTTCTGCTAAAGAGCTAAGAACTCTTAAAAAACACTCTTAA
- a CDS encoding glycosyltransferase, translating to MSTISITYKAKTKLIEELEKQENIKTLEDQGLLKKLSFSKKEYADVYFHSGAIDDKAIENASNAKKVIVPSLKLKKDMSSKANINEEIIELVYPSVNLEYEKTKIVKQRVCEKLEIDPKKRIVLFTGNNIKSSGVKEFIETIFSLNEDNFIALIAADHKQIYSLKFQLSKFDYSERIMLVEDYDNMNELFLASDIFLLPTHNSSFATNVLKAMFCKCAVFTTANNHSKELIDVFATMESPSDRSAPFKVDALLMQKDELKKIKKQNRNIAKKYTLLKNLQRVNEIIQSV from the coding sequence ATGAGTACAATATCTATAACATATAAAGCAAAAACAAAATTAATTGAAGAATTAGAAAAACAAGAAAATATTAAAACTTTAGAAGATCAAGGTTTATTAAAAAAACTGTCTTTTTCAAAAAAAGAGTATGCTGATGTATATTTTCACTCTGGAGCTATTGATGATAAAGCAATAGAAAATGCAAGCAATGCAAAAAAAGTAATTGTTCCTTCTTTAAAATTAAAAAAAGACATGTCCTCTAAGGCTAATATAAATGAAGAGATTATTGAACTTGTTTACCCAAGTGTAAATCTTGAATATGAAAAAACTAAAATAGTAAAACAAAGAGTTTGTGAGAAGCTAGAAATTGATCCTAAAAAAAGAATAGTTCTTTTTACTGGAAATAATATTAAGTCTTCAGGGGTAAAAGAATTTATTGAAACTATATTTTCATTAAATGAAGACAATTTTATTGCTTTAATTGCAGCTGATCATAAACAAATATATTCATTAAAATTCCAACTTTCAAAATTTGATTATTCAGAACGAATTATGTTAGTTGAGGATTATGATAATATGAATGAACTATTCTTAGCTTCTGATATATTTCTTTTACCTACACATAATAGTAGTTTTGCAACTAATGTTTTAAAAGCAATGTTCTGTAAATGTGCAGTATTTACAACTGCTAATAATCATTCAAAAGAGTTAATTGATGTATTCGCTACTATGGAAAGTCCTAGTGATAGATCAGCTCCCTTTAAAGTTGATGCACTACTTATGCAAAAAGATGAATTAAAGAAAATTAAGAAACAAAATAGAAATATTGCCAAGAAATATACATTATTAAAAAATTTACAAAGAGTTAATGAGATTATACAGAGTGTTTAA
- the gmhB gene encoding D-glycero-beta-D-manno-heptose 1,7-bisphosphate 7-phosphatase has protein sequence MNNKKTIFLDRDGVINIDKHYLYKIEDFEFTNKLFETCKHFQSLGYQIIVITNQSGIGRGYFSEEDFNKLTTWMIKEFKNNNIDILDVFYCPHEPNDNCECRKPKPGMINEACKKYEIDLNNSWMIGDKPSDIEVAFNAGISNSILINSEYTNNKDEIKTNNIVTTIEETINIIKE, from the coding sequence TTGAACAATAAAAAAACTATTTTTTTAGATAGAGATGGTGTTATAAATATTGACAAACATTATCTTTACAAAATAGAAGACTTTGAATTTACAAATAAACTATTTGAAACTTGTAAACATTTTCAATCTTTAGGATACCAAATAATAGTAATTACAAATCAATCAGGTATTGGTAGAGGTTACTTTAGTGAAGAAGACTTTAATAAATTAACTACATGGATGATTAAAGAATTTAAAAATAATAACATTGATATTCTTGATGTATTTTATTGTCCTCATGAACCTAATGATAATTGTGAATGTAGAAAACCTAAACCTGGCATGATTAATGAAGCTTGTAAAAAATATGAAATTGATTTAAATAACTCGTGGATGATTGGGGATAAACCATCAGATATTGAAGTGGCTTTTAATGCAGGGATTAGTAATTCTATTTTAATTAATAGTGAATATACGAATAATAAAGATGAAATAAAAACAAATAATATTGTAACAACAATTGAAGAAACTATAAATATAATCAAGGAATAA